Proteins from one Burkholderia oklahomensis C6786 genomic window:
- the queA gene encoding tRNA preQ1(34) S-adenosylmethionine ribosyltransferase-isomerase QueA: MFTLSDFDFDLPPELIAQTALPERSASRLLEVDNTSEPPRLVDRRFAELPACVAPGDLLVFNDTKVLKARFFGHKASGGRIEVLIERVTGARTALAQIRASKRPAPGTTLTLADAFDATVGERVEPFFTLHFPEDCLGLIERYGRLPLPPYIEHTPDATDETRYQTVFAANPGAVAAPTAGLHFDDAVLAALDARGVERATLTLHVGAGTFQPVRVENLAEHKMHREWYELTGALVEKIAATRARGGRVIAVGTTSMRALEAAARDAEAAGRPLSATRAETDIFITPGYRFRVVDRLVTNFHLPKSTLLMLVSAFAGVDTIRAAYRHAIAARYRFFSYGDAMLLTRRDDAR; encoded by the coding sequence ATGTTCACGCTTTCCGATTTCGATTTCGATCTGCCGCCCGAGCTGATCGCGCAAACCGCGCTGCCCGAACGCAGCGCGAGCCGCCTGCTCGAGGTGGACAACACGAGCGAGCCCCCGCGCCTCGTCGACCGGCGCTTCGCCGAACTGCCCGCGTGCGTCGCGCCGGGGGACCTGCTCGTCTTCAACGACACCAAGGTGCTGAAGGCGCGCTTCTTCGGGCACAAGGCGAGCGGCGGCAGGATCGAGGTGCTGATCGAGCGCGTCACGGGCGCGCGCACCGCGCTCGCGCAGATCCGCGCGAGCAAGCGCCCCGCGCCCGGCACGACGCTCACGCTCGCCGATGCGTTCGACGCGACGGTCGGCGAGCGCGTCGAGCCGTTCTTCACGCTGCACTTCCCCGAAGACTGCCTCGGGCTGATCGAGCGCTACGGCCGGCTGCCGCTGCCGCCGTACATCGAGCACACGCCCGACGCGACCGACGAGACCCGCTATCAGACGGTGTTCGCGGCAAATCCGGGCGCCGTCGCCGCGCCGACGGCCGGCCTGCACTTCGACGACGCTGTGCTCGCCGCGCTCGATGCGCGCGGCGTCGAGCGCGCGACGCTCACGCTGCACGTCGGCGCGGGCACGTTCCAGCCGGTGCGGGTCGAGAACCTCGCCGAGCACAAGATGCACCGCGAGTGGTACGAGCTGACCGGCGCGCTCGTCGAGAAGATCGCCGCAACCCGCGCGCGCGGCGGCCGCGTGATCGCGGTCGGCACGACATCGATGCGCGCGCTCGAAGCGGCCGCGCGCGACGCCGAGGCCGCCGGCCGGCCGCTTTCCGCGACGCGCGCGGAAACCGACATCTTCATCACGCCGGGCTACCGCTTTCGCGTCGTCGACCGGCTCGTGACGAATTTCCATCTGCCGAAGTCGACGCTCCTGATGCTCGTGTCGGCGTTCGCCGGCGTCGATACGATCCGCGCCGCGTACCGGCATGCGATCGCCGCGCGCTACCGCTTCTTCAGCTACGGCGACGCGATGCTGCTCACGCGGCGCGACGACGCGCGCTGA